The Altererythrobacter sp. ZODW24 genome window below encodes:
- a CDS encoding peptidase domain-containing ABC transporter, with translation MLDLGFMSRSRVRLVRQTEVAECGLASLTMVANFHGLDVDLGTMRRRFAPSLRGAALRTLIGLADRIGLTPRAVKLPLEELANLHVPAVLHWNMNHYVVLEQVKGDKALIHNPEGSSKWMPLSEISDHFTGVALELRPSDNFETGSQRERLKLSHLWRRMSGLKRALVQIFVLSMILQAYVLALPYYMQIAIDSALPALDADLLTVLAIGFALFTVIQAGASLLRSFVLLFAGTTLGFTLASNIARRLFRLPIDWFEKRHTGDILSRFQSIAPIRQMLTEGAVAAVLDGFLAIMTLAVMFFYSAQLALVAIVAFIFYAIVRAVSFSLQKEAEEASIIANGKEQTTLIESLRGMTTLRLFGRETLRHALWQTRLTDAVNSNVRVARIGIWQSTANAVIFGLENIVTIWIAIGFVIEGAGFSVGMVFAYISYKTQFIQKAAALVDQTIAFRMLSLHLERLSDIALTEEDRSFDEGAELETELKGSLELKDVFYRYSPSDPLVLEGVNIKIEAGEHVAITGPSGGGKSTMMKIMLGLVDPDSGEVLVDGMPMKRFGYRSYYQQIAAVLQEDTLFAGSLSDNIALFDEEVNMELVIAAANAASIHNDIDTMPMQYETLVGDMGSTLSGGQKQRVLLARALYRRPKILLMDEGTAHLDSVHEQAVNEAIAAMGITRIIIAHRKETIDSADRIVVVQDGKIAEAAAT, from the coding sequence GCTTCATGTCCCGTTCGCGCGTCCGTTTGGTTCGCCAGACCGAAGTTGCCGAATGCGGCCTCGCCAGCCTGACGATGGTGGCGAATTTTCACGGCCTGGATGTCGACTTAGGCACTATGCGCCGGCGGTTCGCACCTTCACTGCGCGGAGCGGCCCTGCGCACACTCATCGGCCTTGCAGATCGGATCGGCCTGACGCCGCGCGCAGTAAAGCTGCCGTTGGAAGAACTCGCCAACCTGCATGTTCCCGCCGTCTTGCACTGGAACATGAACCACTATGTGGTGCTGGAGCAGGTGAAGGGCGACAAGGCGCTGATCCATAATCCCGAAGGCAGCTCCAAATGGATGCCTTTGTCCGAAATCTCGGACCACTTCACCGGCGTAGCGTTAGAACTGCGGCCGAGCGATAATTTCGAAACCGGTTCGCAGCGTGAGCGACTGAAGCTGTCGCATCTGTGGCGGCGGATGTCGGGTCTAAAACGGGCGCTGGTGCAGATTTTCGTGCTCAGCATGATCCTGCAGGCATACGTTTTGGCGCTACCCTATTACATGCAGATCGCCATCGACAGCGCATTGCCCGCGCTCGATGCTGATCTGTTGACCGTGCTCGCAATTGGTTTCGCCTTATTCACGGTCATTCAAGCGGGCGCGAGCTTGCTCAGGTCATTTGTGCTGCTGTTTGCCGGAACCACGCTCGGCTTCACGCTTGCCTCCAACATCGCAAGGCGGCTGTTCCGCTTGCCGATCGACTGGTTTGAAAAGCGTCATACCGGCGACATCCTCTCACGCTTCCAGTCCATCGCGCCAATCCGCCAGATGCTGACGGAAGGCGCAGTCGCTGCTGTGCTCGACGGCTTCTTGGCGATTATGACGCTGGCAGTGATGTTCTTCTACAGCGCGCAGCTGGCGCTGGTCGCGATCGTCGCGTTCATCTTTTACGCCATCGTCCGCGCGGTATCGTTCAGCCTGCAGAAGGAAGCCGAAGAAGCCAGCATCATCGCCAACGGCAAAGAACAGACGACGCTGATCGAGAGCCTGCGCGGGATGACCACGCTACGCCTGTTCGGCCGCGAGACATTGCGCCATGCATTGTGGCAAACGCGGCTGACCGATGCGGTCAATTCCAATGTCCGTGTGGCGCGCATCGGCATCTGGCAATCGACCGCCAACGCCGTGATTTTCGGCCTTGAAAACATCGTCACAATCTGGATTGCGATCGGGTTTGTGATCGAAGGCGCCGGCTTCAGCGTCGGCATGGTCTTCGCCTATATTTCCTACAAGACGCAGTTCATCCAGAAGGCAGCGGCGCTGGTCGACCAGACCATCGCGTTCCGCATGTTGTCGCTGCACTTGGAACGCCTGTCCGACATCGCGCTGACCGAAGAAGACCGCAGCTTCGACGAGGGTGCAGAGCTTGAAACCGAGCTGAAGGGTTCGCTCGAGCTGAAGGACGTTTTCTACCGCTATTCCCCCAGCGATCCGCTGGTGCTCGAAGGCGTCAATATCAAGATCGAAGCTGGTGAGCATGTTGCGATCACTGGTCCATCCGGCGGCGGTAAATCGACGATGATGAAGATCATGCTGGGTTTGGTCGATCCTGATAGCGGCGAAGTGCTGGTCGATGGAATGCCAATGAAACGCTTCGGTTACCGCAGCTATTACCAGCAGATCGCAGCAGTTCTGCAGGAAGACACTTTGTTTGCGGGATCGCTGTCGGACAATATCGCTTTGTTCGACGAAGAGGTAAATATGGAGCTCGTGATCGCGGCGGCAAACGCGGCCAGCATCCATAATGATATTGATACAATGCCGATGCAATATGAAACACTTGTAGGCGATATGGGCTCGACCCTTTCAGGGGGCCAGAAACAGCGCGTGTTGCTCGCCCGCGCATTATATCGTCGTCCCAAGATACTGTTGATGGATGAGGGCACAGCCCATCTCGATTCCGTACATGAGCAAGCAGTCAATGAAGCGATCGCAGCGATGGGTATCACCCGGATCATCATCGCCCACCGCAAGGAAACGATCGATTCTGCTGATCGCATCGTGGTGGTTCAGGACGGCAAGATTGCCGAAGCGGCCGCCACTTAA
- a CDS encoding hotdog fold thioesterase yields the protein MAIWFDDELKLGEINAGSANCLPGELDIKFVDYGEDWIQATMPVGPKVHQPYGRLHGGASVVLAETVASVGAAMTVDPVKQGCVGMEINANHIRPVRDGLVHASGFQESAGRTTQVWTVRIVDDDGKLVCLSRVTMAVIARERG from the coding sequence ATGGCAATCTGGTTTGATGACGAGCTGAAGCTCGGCGAGATAAATGCGGGAAGCGCAAACTGTTTGCCCGGCGAGCTGGACATCAAATTCGTCGATTACGGCGAGGACTGGATCCAAGCCACCATGCCTGTCGGGCCAAAGGTTCACCAACCTTACGGCAGGCTGCACGGCGGCGCTTCCGTAGTGTTGGCCGAAACAGTCGCGTCGGTTGGCGCAGCAATGACAGTCGATCCAGTCAAGCAAGGCTGTGTCGGTATGGAAATCAACGCCAACCATATCCGGCCCGTACGCGACGGGCTCGTTCATGCCAGCGGCTTTCAGGAAAGTGCGGGGCGCACCACTCAGGTCTGGACCGTCCGGATAGTGGATGACGATGGCAAATTGGTATGCCTGTCGCGCGTTACGATGGCCGTAATCGCCCGTGAACGGGGCTAA
- a CDS encoding SDR family oxidoreductase codes for MTDPLDFSGKTVLVIGGSSGIGNGIAQNFLARGASVHITGTRATAADYAGVDGSHMDGLHYQQLDVTDRAALDAYKLPGGTLDVLVLSQGIVLYDLREYGREGWDDVMDVNINSVMDCARKFHPDLRDTKGALIILNSIASFNAMVGNPAYAASKAGSAALTKTLAQAWSRDGIRVNGIAPGFVETKMTTVVTKDEKRSAGALKMIPLHRYGTPDEMAGVAMFLASPMSTYVVGQTIIADGGMTL; via the coding sequence ATGACCGATCCACTCGATTTCTCCGGTAAGACTGTTCTCGTCATCGGAGGGTCGAGCGGGATCGGCAACGGCATAGCGCAGAACTTCCTCGCGCGCGGTGCAAGCGTCCATATTACTGGTACGCGTGCGACTGCGGCAGACTATGCCGGGGTGGACGGCTCCCACATGGACGGCCTGCATTACCAGCAGCTCGATGTAACTGACCGCGCGGCGCTGGATGCTTACAAGCTCCCCGGCGGAACGCTGGACGTTTTGGTCCTCAGCCAGGGCATCGTCCTGTATGATCTGCGCGAATATGGGCGTGAGGGCTGGGACGATGTGATGGATGTAAACATCAACTCGGTGATGGATTGCGCGCGCAAATTCCATCCCGATTTGCGCGATACCAAGGGCGCACTGATCATTCTGAACTCCATCGCCAGCTTCAACGCGATGGTCGGCAATCCTGCCTATGCAGCATCAAAGGCCGGCTCCGCCGCGCTGACCAAAACACTGGCGCAGGCATGGTCGCGCGACGGCATTCGCGTAAACGGTATCGCGCCGGGCTTCGTGGAAACGAAGATGACCACGGTTGTGACAAAGGACGAGAAGCGCAGTGCAGGAGCGCTCAAAATGATCCCGCTCCACCGCTATGGCACTCCGGACGAGATGGCAGGCGTTGCCATGTTCCTTGCTTCGCCGATGTCGACCTATGTGGTTGGCCAGACGATTATTGCCGACGGTGGAATGACGCTCTGA
- a CDS encoding aldo/keto reductase: MKYTCLGKTGLSVSRLCLGCMSYGDPKQGHHDWVLDEEKSRPFYREALEGGINFFDTANIYSNGASEVVLGRALRDLARRDEVVVATKAYFPWGLGPNTRGNSRKALFAAVDASLTRLDMDYVDLLQIHRWDDQVPAEETMEALHDIVKAGKALHIGASSMHAWQFARAQEVARSNGWTPFVSMQNHLNLLYREEEREMIPLCHDEGVGLIPWSPLARGKLARAWDETTQRNDSDAMNAHLYGEGDNADRAIVEAVGKIAEARGVSRAAVGLAWHFTKGVAAPIIGATKPGHMAGALDAVELELTADEIAELEGPYRPKEVSGLTMPTPPSGMPTVKG, encoded by the coding sequence ATGAAATACACCTGTCTTGGCAAAACCGGCCTTTCAGTATCGCGGCTGTGCCTCGGGTGCATGTCTTACGGCGATCCCAAGCAGGGGCATCACGATTGGGTGCTGGACGAGGAAAAGAGCCGGCCTTTCTACCGTGAGGCGCTGGAGGGCGGGATCAACTTCTTTGATACTGCGAATATCTATTCCAACGGCGCATCTGAAGTGGTGCTGGGCCGCGCGCTCAGGGACCTTGCCCGCCGCGATGAAGTCGTGGTTGCGACGAAGGCTTATTTCCCATGGGGCCTCGGCCCGAACACGCGGGGCAATTCGCGCAAGGCGCTGTTTGCGGCAGTTGATGCCAGCCTGACGCGGCTCGACATGGACTATGTCGATCTGCTCCAAATCCACCGCTGGGATGATCAGGTTCCGGCAGAGGAAACGATGGAGGCGCTCCACGACATCGTAAAGGCCGGCAAGGCGCTGCATATTGGCGCGTCTTCCATGCATGCTTGGCAGTTCGCCCGCGCGCAGGAAGTGGCGCGGAGCAATGGCTGGACGCCATTTGTGTCGATGCAGAACCATCTCAACCTGCTCTACCGCGAGGAAGAGCGCGAGATGATTCCGCTGTGCCACGATGAAGGCGTTGGCTTGATCCCGTGGAGCCCGCTGGCGCGCGGAAAATTGGCGCGGGCATGGGATGAAACCACGCAGCGTAATGACAGCGATGCGATGAACGCGCACCTCTATGGCGAGGGCGACAATGCCGACCGCGCGATTGTCGAAGCAGTCGGCAAGATTGCCGAAGCGCGCGGCGTGTCGCGGGCAGCAGTTGGGCTGGCGTGGCACTTCACCAAAGGTGTCGCCGCCCCGATTATCGGCGCGACCAAGCCAGGACATATGGCAGGTGCGCTTGACGCGGTGGAACTGGAGCTAACCGCTGACGAGATCGCCGAACTTGAAGGGCCTTACCGTCCCAAGGAAGTCTCTGGCCTGACTATGCCGACACCGCCAAGCGGGATGCCGACGGTAAAGGGTTAG